A window of the Drosophila simulans strain w501 chromosome 2L, Prin_Dsim_3.1, whole genome shotgun sequence genome harbors these coding sequences:
- the LOC6731795 gene encoding procathepsin L, whose product MESKAMWKLIFFGCLCGLNSQIVTSNLNEGNSSSPNCKSEFEKFKNNNNRKYLRTHDEMRSYKAFEENFKVIEEHNQNYKDGQTSFRLKPNIFADMSTDGYLKGYLRLLKSNIEDSADNMAEIVGSPLMTNVPDSLDWRSKGFITPPYNQLTCGSCYAFSIAESIVGQVFKRTGKILSLSKQQIVDCSVSHGNQGCVGGSLRNTLTYLQSTGGIMRDQDYPYVARKGKCQFVPDLSVVNVSSWAILPVRDEQAIQAAVTHIGPVAISINASPKTFQLYSDGIYDDPLCSSASVNHAMVVIGFAKDYWILKNWWGQNWGENGYIRVRKGVNMCGLANYAAYAIV is encoded by the exons ATGGAGTCGAAAGCAatgtggaaattaattttctttggTTGTTTATGTGGCCTAAATAGTCAAATTGTAACTTCCAATTTGAACGAAGGAAATTCTTCTTCCCCAAATTGCAAGAGCgaatttgaaaagtttaag AATAATAACAATCGCAAATATCTTCGCACCCACGATGAAATGCGAAGTTACAAAGCGTTCGAGGAAAATTTCAAAGTTATTGAGGAGCACAACCAAAACTATAAGGATGGTCAAACGAGCTTCAGATTGaagccaaatatttttgctgatATG AGCACAGATGGTTACCTCAAGGGATATTTGCGACTGCTGAAGAGCAATATTGAAGACAGCGCGGATAATATGGCCGAAATAGTTGGTTCTCCTCTAATGACCAATGTGCCCGATAGTTTGGATTGGCGGAGTAAGGGATTCATCACACCACCGTACAATCAACTTACCTGCGGTTCGTGCTACGCCTTCTCCATTGCCGAGAGCATCGTGGGTCAGGTTTTCAAGCGAACCGGGAAAATATTGAGCCTGAGTAAGCAACAAATCGTGGACTGCAGTGTGTCCCATGGAAACCAAGGATGCGTCGGCGGTTCCCTGCGAAATACTTTGACTTATTTGCAGAGCACGGGCGGCATAATGAGGGATCAGGATTATCCGTATGTGGCAAGG AAAGGTAAATGCCAGTTTGTACCCGATTTATCCGTAGTGAATGTATCATCCTGGGCCATTCTTCCCGTGCGCGATGAGCAGGCCATTCAGGCGGCAGTTACCCACATTGGACCAGTTGCTATATCTATAAATGCCTCCCCAAAGACATTTCAACTGTACAG TGACGGCATCTACGATGACCCCTTGTGCTCCTCGGCTTCCGTAAATCATGCCATGGTGGTAATTGGTTTTGCAAAGGATTATTGGATACTAAAGAATTGGTGGGGCCAAAATTGGGGCGAAAATGGTTATATACGAGTTCGCAAGGGAGTCAATATGTGCGGACTTGCCAACTATGCGGCTTATGCAATAGTTTAA